From a region of the Desulfovibrio sp. JC010 genome:
- a CDS encoding HEAT repeat domain-containing protein, whose product MYFSRSRVIRRARWRLLGAFAASYLFESGAVWLYLNRAEGHWHIYAAVAAHLLSGLSFILFTSPKPRAVPGMAFYYPRIAALFTIFMPLIGLAGISMTLFTSRILMRSQGLAEEYKEKAYEGGGIDVDLPTDITEFLYDEVDVHPIADILAGDDMEMKRGAVNLLRRIGSAEAVNLLRKSLSDESAEVRFYAHTALTRLEEDYAEAVDKARFRAERYDSAQAHAELASVYRNYARSGLPEVNMQERSMVLACEHWRKAVEKDEGNKDYLMRLAESCVESREFTEALHIYRGMIVDPELELESRLGICRVFFDMGNFIALFQEVEQLRARPELKAQDPFKKLIYNFWLENKTADEEVLTENFDEVGHEFG is encoded by the coding sequence GTGTACTTTTCGCGGAGTAGGGTTATCAGACGGGCGCGCTGGCGTCTGCTGGGGGCTTTTGCGGCTTCCTACCTGTTCGAGAGCGGGGCGGTCTGGCTGTATCTGAATCGCGCTGAAGGCCATTGGCATATCTACGCAGCCGTTGCAGCCCACCTGCTTTCCGGTCTTTCCTTTATCCTTTTTACCTCTCCCAAGCCGAGGGCTGTACCCGGAATGGCCTTTTATTATCCCCGTATCGCGGCCCTGTTTACCATCTTCATGCCTCTGATCGGGCTGGCCGGGATATCCATGACCCTGTTCACGTCCCGCATTCTCATGCGCAGTCAGGGGCTGGCCGAAGAGTACAAGGAAAAGGCGTACGAAGGCGGGGGGATTGATGTTGACCTGCCCACTGATATTACTGAATTTCTTTATGATGAGGTCGATGTGCACCCCATTGCCGATATTCTGGCCGGGGATGATATGGAAATGAAGCGCGGCGCGGTAAACCTGCTGCGGCGCATCGGTTCCGCCGAGGCCGTGAATCTGCTGCGCAAAAGCCTTTCCGATGAAAGTGCCGAGGTTCGTTTCTATGCCCATACCGCCCTGACCCGGCTGGAAGAAGATTATGCCGAGGCCGTGGACAAGGCCCGTTTCCGGGCGGAAAGATATGACAGCGCGCAGGCCCATGCCGAGTTGGCTTCGGTTTACAGAAACTACGCCCGCAGCGGGTTGCCGGAAGTGAATATGCAGGAGCGTTCCATGGTCCTTGCCTGCGAGCACTGGCGCAAGGCTGTGGAAAAGGATGAGGGCAACAAGGACTACCTGATGCGTCTTGCGGAATCCTGCGTGGAGAGCCGGGAGTTTACTGAAGCCCTGCATATCTACAGGGGTATGATCGTTGATCCGGAACTGGAGCTGGAATCCCGTCTGGGAATCTGCCGGGTCTTTTTTGATATGGGCAATTTCATCGCTCTTTTTCAGGAAGTGGAACAGTTGCGGGCGCGGCCTGAATTGAAAGCACAGGACCCGTTTAAAAAGTTGATTTACAATTTCTGGCTGGAAAACAAGACTGCGGATGAAGAAGTGCTAACAGAGAATTTTGACGAGGTGGGCCATGAGTTCGGATAA
- a CDS encoding GAF domain-containing protein codes for MFKINTTAKKYKLSKFYEVLLGLIAITAVNLLFFRQDPGFINVSPHPYWIVVLLTSARYGFGGGLFSGLMAGLFFVVFKSLAIPDIELADFRTLGMWGKPILFFLVGVVLGEMRQLNIREYDAVCEERDAYHDAFDKVKIKYDILSEAKQELDSKILSQESTLGTLYEAAQGLRTLSMDSIYPAVLEILREFMDVEDCSIYLLDGTEFKLDTALRHGKSFVPEVVPLGESLMSIAAGQKKAVSIRDIASTESMPGGIVISAPIMADNHSHVVGVLNVEKMPFLKFTSDSVRVAGLVADWCGSSVENATVFAETKDKLIADEITDAYTYDYFLRRLREEFVRARRYELDLSLIMLEFPGLGDASDEGRDEVLMAFSMILTNQIREIDILFISDEPGAFYMILPTTPAAGARVVVNNLLSSFKALSVMAFETDQNLVELRAGVAGYTLGMEDPEELVKNVKEDLVSVLFAE; via the coding sequence ATGTTTAAGATTAATACGACTGCCAAAAAATATAAGCTTTCTAAATTTTATGAAGTCCTGCTCGGGTTGATAGCCATTACTGCGGTCAATCTGCTCTTTTTTAGGCAGGATCCGGGATTCATAAATGTATCCCCGCATCCGTACTGGATTGTGGTCCTGCTTACTTCTGCGCGTTACGGCTTTGGCGGAGGACTCTTTTCTGGTCTCATGGCCGGATTGTTTTTTGTTGTTTTCAAGAGTCTGGCTATCCCGGATATTGAGCTTGCGGATTTCAGAACCCTCGGCATGTGGGGCAAGCCCATTCTTTTCTTTCTGGTCGGGGTGGTGCTCGGGGAAATGCGCCAGTTGAACATCCGTGAATATGACGCGGTCTGCGAAGAGCGGGATGCCTACCACGATGCTTTTGATAAAGTTAAAATCAAGTATGACATCCTCAGTGAAGCCAAGCAGGAGCTGGACAGCAAAATTCTTTCACAGGAAAGCACGCTGGGTACTCTTTACGAAGCTGCGCAGGGGCTGCGTACCCTGAGTATGGACAGTATTTATCCGGCGGTGCTGGAAATACTGCGTGAATTCATGGATGTGGAGGACTGCTCCATCTATCTGCTGGACGGTACTGAATTCAAGCTTGATACCGCATTGCGCCACGGCAAAAGTTTTGTTCCTGAGGTCGTTCCCTTGGGTGAGAGCTTGATGAGCATTGCCGCAGGCCAGAAAAAGGCTGTATCCATCCGTGATATCGCCAGCACAGAGAGCATGCCCGGAGGCATCGTCATTTCCGCACCCATCATGGCCGATAACCATTCCCATGTGGTGGGTGTGCTCAATGTGGAGAAAATGCCTTTCCTGAAATTTACCAGTGATTCCGTGCGGGTGGCCGGGCTGGTGGCTGACTGGTGCGGCAGTAGTGTGGAGAATGCCACAGTTTTTGCCGAGACAAAAGACAAGCTCATTGCCGATGAAATCACTGATGCCTACACCTACGACTACTTTTTACGCCGGTTGCGTGAGGAGTTTGTACGGGCGCGGCGATACGAGCTGGATTTGTCCCTGATCATGCTGGAATTTCCGGGACTTGGCGATGCCTCTGATGAGGGGCGCGATGAAGTGCTCATGGCTTTCAGTATGATCCTGACCAACCAGATCCGTGAAATCGACATCCTGTTCATAAGTGATGAACCGGGGGCTTTTTACATGATACTTCCGACTACACCTGCTGCCGGGGCGCGGGTGGTGGTCAACAACCTGCTGAGTTCATTCAAGGCACTCAGTGTGATGGCTTTTGAAACCGACCAGAATCTTGTGGAACTACGGGCCGGGGTGGCCGGGTATACCCTTGGCATGGAAGATCCTGAAGAACTGGTCAAGAACGTTAAAGAGGATCTGGTAAGTGTACTTTTCGCGGAGTAG
- the pelF gene encoding GT4 family glycosyltransferase PelF — translation MSSDKEYDVCLLLEGTYPFVAGGVSSWIHNLIKGMPELTFTAVCILASSKEKAEYRYDVPDNFVDPKIVYLHDPVEISKNPFKKISGKNMEQLRRFHYRMDRNDISMMRGMVELFRDDKFPLSELFHGKKAWDLLVERYKADTNDESFIDYFWTYRFTHLPIFKMLPIDLPKAKVYHTISTGYAGLLGVIARVMTGRPLLLTEHGIYVKERKIEISQAEWVYRKEDDRLRVDSKLGAFQTFWIRMFEQLGRLCYDYSSAIYTLYEGNRQLEIQEGADPDKIRIIPNGISLDNFLGLKAEDHDYQGQTEFAVGFVGRVVPIKDVKTFLRAIKIVSIKIEKLKVYIMGPTEEDEEYYEECVNLVRLLHLEEVVEFTGKVRVTDYLPGLDVIVLTSISEAQPLVIMEANCAGIPAVASDVGSCRELLEGRTVADQALGPSGIVTKVADPVSTGEAILKILTSPILRSKMSKAGIERVKTFYKESDLNETYLNIYKDYMAMDDLE, via the coding sequence ATGAGTTCGGATAAAGAATACGATGTCTGCCTGCTTCTGGAAGGTACCTATCCGTTTGTAGCCGGTGGTGTTTCCAGTTGGATTCACAACCTGATCAAGGGCATGCCGGAGCTTACTTTTACTGCGGTCTGCATTCTGGCTTCTTCCAAGGAAAAAGCTGAATACCGCTACGATGTGCCGGATAATTTTGTGGATCCCAAGATCGTATACCTGCATGATCCGGTGGAAATTTCAAAGAATCCGTTCAAGAAGATATCCGGCAAGAATATGGAGCAACTCCGTCGCTTTCACTACCGCATGGACCGCAATGATATCAGCATGATGCGGGGAATGGTCGAACTTTTTCGTGATGATAAATTTCCCCTCTCGGAACTTTTCCATGGCAAGAAAGCGTGGGACCTGCTGGTGGAACGTTACAAGGCGGATACCAACGATGAGTCTTTTATTGACTATTTCTGGACTTACCGTTTCACTCATCTGCCTATTTTTAAGATGCTGCCCATCGATCTGCCTAAGGCAAAGGTTTATCATACTATTTCAACCGGATATGCCGGTCTTCTGGGGGTGATCGCGCGGGTTATGACCGGGCGGCCTCTGCTGCTCACCGAGCACGGGATTTACGTCAAGGAACGCAAGATCGAGATTTCACAGGCCGAGTGGGTTTACCGCAAGGAAGATGATCGTCTGCGTGTTGACAGCAAGCTCGGCGCATTTCAGACTTTCTGGATCAGGATGTTTGAGCAGCTTGGTCGGCTTTGTTATGATTATTCTTCTGCTATCTACACCCTTTACGAGGGAAACCGCCAGCTTGAGATTCAGGAGGGTGCGGACCCGGACAAGATCAGGATCATTCCCAACGGGATCAGTCTGGATAATTTTCTGGGCCTTAAGGCTGAAGACCATGACTATCAGGGCCAGACCGAGTTTGCGGTGGGCTTTGTGGGCCGGGTGGTGCCTATCAAGGATGTGAAGACTTTTCTGCGGGCCATCAAAATCGTGTCCATCAAGATCGAGAAGCTGAAAGTCTACATAATGGGCCCCACGGAAGAGGATGAGGAGTACTATGAAGAGTGCGTGAACCTTGTCCGTCTGCTGCATCTTGAGGAGGTGGTGGAGTTCACCGGAAAGGTCCGGGTTACCGACTACCTGCCGGGGCTTGATGTGATTGTGCTGACCAGTATCAGTGAGGCCCAGCCGCTGGTTATCATGGAGGCCAACTGCGCAGGAATTCCCGCGGTGGCTTCGGATGTAGGTTCCTGCCGGGAGCTTCTGGAAGGGCGTACTGTGGCGGATCAGGCTCTCGGGCCGTCCGGGATTGTGACCAAGGTTGCGGACCCGGTCAGCACCGGGGAGGCTATCCTGAAAATTCTGACCAGTCCCATCCTGCGGAGCAAAATGTCCAAGGCCGGGATTGAGCGGGTGAAGACTTTTTACAAAGAGTCGGACCTCAATGAAACATATTTGAATATTTACAAAGATTACATGGCAATGGATGATCTGGAGTAA
- the pelG gene encoding exopolysaccharide Pel transporter PelG, giving the protein MAGIGFELRKLLRGDSFLSDMSAYLYAAMVSSGPWLMSVLCLAVLGLYSYSGFSPKDQDIFRTTIVYVYAFTLIYVGYIQLVVTRYLADRFYMGDEKITLTAFSTSAAIVLLAGGIISVGGIWFFELTFNYKIIAVVLFLIVAMIWLTMIFLSAVKDFRSIVQAFAVGTSCSVGGAFLLYPLAGLEGYLLGYTLGQAVIFFWLLARLLAEFPPGRVWDPEMFSYFIKYWELALIGMFFNLAIWVDKIMFWFAPDSRMVVPYLRTHDMYEGPIFFAYLTIVPTLAIFLVKIETKFYEHYHDYFAKIISKQNLSSVLKEKQGMISMLKESLREILIVQGSLTMLCIFMAPEFVDMVGLSPLQQPLLQIALVGSLMQVMLSVAVIILFYFDLRKEVLAVTLVFLLSNVGLTWLTMQLGFSFYGYGYCYSCFISLMFAYYLVSKSVRDLEYITFSSQPLF; this is encoded by the coding sequence ATGGCTGGAATCGGTTTTGAACTGAGAAAATTGCTGCGCGGGGACAGCTTTCTTTCGGATATGTCCGCATATCTGTACGCGGCCATGGTTTCTTCCGGCCCGTGGCTTATGAGCGTGCTTTGCCTTGCGGTGCTGGGGTTGTATTCCTATTCCGGTTTTTCCCCCAAGGATCAGGATATTTTCCGGACCACCATTGTTTACGTTTACGCCTTCACCCTCATCTACGTGGGGTATATCCAGCTGGTAGTGACCCGCTATCTGGCGGACCGTTTTTATATGGGCGATGAGAAAATAACATTGACCGCCTTTTCAACCAGCGCGGCCATAGTGCTGCTGGCCGGGGGGATTATCAGCGTCGGCGGCATATGGTTTTTTGAGCTGACCTTCAACTATAAGATCATTGCGGTAGTGCTTTTTCTGATTGTGGCCATGATCTGGCTGACCATGATCTTTCTTTCGGCGGTAAAGGATTTCAGGTCCATTGTGCAGGCTTTCGCTGTGGGTACTTCCTGCAGTGTGGGCGGGGCTTTTCTGCTTTATCCGCTGGCCGGGTTGGAGGGGTATCTGCTGGGTTATACCCTTGGGCAGGCGGTGATTTTTTTCTGGCTGCTGGCCCGTTTGCTGGCGGAATTTCCGCCGGGCCGGGTCTGGGATCCGGAGATGTTTTCCTATTTCATTAAATACTGGGAGCTGGCCCTGATCGGCATGTTTTTCAACCTCGCCATCTGGGTGGACAAGATCATGTTCTGGTTCGCCCCGGATTCACGCATGGTAGTTCCCTACCTGCGCACCCACGATATGTACGAGGGGCCTATTTTCTTTGCTTACCTGACCATTGTGCCGACGCTGGCTATTTTTCTGGTCAAGATTGAGACCAAATTTTACGAGCATTACCACGACTACTTTGCAAAAATTATCTCCAAGCAGAATCTGTCCAGTGTGCTGAAGGAAAAGCAGGGCATGATCAGCATGCTTAAGGAAAGCCTGCGCGAGATTCTCATTGTGCAGGGTTCATTGACCATGCTTTGTATTTTCATGGCCCCGGAATTCGTGGATATGGTCGGGCTTTCACCCTTGCAGCAGCCGTTGCTCCAGATCGCCCTTGTGGGATCGCTCATGCAGGTCATGCTTTCCGTGGCGGTGATCATCCTGTTTTATTTTGATTTACGTAAGGAAGTGCTGGCGGTGACGCTGGTCTTTCTGCTCAGCAACGTGGGGCTGACCTGGCTGACCATGCAGCTGGGATTTAGTTTTTACGGTTACGGCTATTGTTATTCCTGTTTTATTTCTTTGATGTTTGCCTATTACCTTGTTTCAAAAAGTGTGCGTGATCTGGAGTACATAACTTTTTCAAGCCAGCCTTTATTTTAA
- a CDS encoding SPOR domain-containing protein has protein sequence MKKTVVLLFLFMTALLPVMSATPLLAEDNAAVPVVQEQERIWTVRVSSFSKADTAWNFMSYLKGEGYKPIMVYLYDSKGNGWRVVQIGDYPTRSQARVAGRIFKKRTGLDYLIRSMPIALLEERTLDSRRSPIPSNKAVPTARAAAAARTDRAAVEESSAVSQKLVGAPESLFYELDQRDVLRATGHRQQNVILARIMIRRGYVEDGLRLYARLLRIYPDDVELREEYIGALIDSGEIEKSAAMLRDWLGHDPHSPRALRQEARLRLLSGDYSVQINSLDYLLRLRPGDTDSLSAKAYGSQQGGDWLSAIESFSELIDAEPHNYEARQALSSLLMERRPRLVLTPSVYLQSDESVTTTLGSRFSMQLTDQTRGEFYYANTRIYRPQQDGVEKINKDVNQAAILFKRDFNRVFTGIVGVGAFEGTASGVSGALGFDWRIHEPGTFSAMIDYDNPWLDEPSAANYEGRYSQLSLTYDGFYNDEWGLFLNGQLRQYKLESDRNYGAKGIYNIILTRRVLADPDLFVSYSFYRSFFKYDDENYKPFEVVDNESIHTLSASFSKSICDTIVFQAAGGIRMDEFKNSPSYFGGPSLAFRLGRFELSLDYEYSSDSGLAGGGETQFLSGGIGYVF, from the coding sequence TTGAAGAAAACAGTTGTGTTGCTTTTTCTTTTCATGACGGCTTTGTTGCCGGTCATGTCCGCAACCCCGCTTCTGGCGGAGGATAATGCAGCTGTGCCTGTTGTTCAGGAGCAGGAACGTATCTGGACTGTGCGGGTCAGTTCCTTCAGCAAGGCGGATACGGCATGGAACTTCATGTCCTACCTCAAGGGTGAAGGCTACAAGCCGATCATGGTTTACCTTTACGATTCCAAGGGTAACGGCTGGCGGGTGGTCCAGATCGGAGATTACCCCACCCGCAGTCAGGCCCGTGTTGCCGGACGTATTTTCAAGAAGAGGACCGGACTTGATTACCTGATCCGCTCCATGCCTATAGCCCTGCTGGAAGAACGGACCCTTGATTCGCGCAGGAGTCCCATACCGTCGAACAAAGCAGTTCCGACAGCACGTGCCGCTGCTGCGGCAAGAACGGATAGAGCAGCTGTGGAAGAGTCTTCTGCTGTTTCACAGAAGCTGGTGGGCGCACCTGAATCGCTTTTTTATGAGCTGGACCAGCGTGATGTGTTGCGGGCCACAGGCCACAGGCAGCAGAATGTGATCCTCGCCCGGATCATGATCCGCAGGGGCTATGTTGAAGACGGCTTGCGCCTTTATGCCCGGCTGCTGCGTATTTACCCGGATGATGTGGAATTGCGTGAGGAGTACATCGGCGCACTTATCGATAGCGGTGAGATTGAAAAGTCCGCTGCCATGCTTCGGGACTGGCTCGGCCATGATCCCCATTCACCTAGGGCTCTCAGGCAGGAGGCGCGTTTGCGCTTGCTGTCCGGCGATTATTCTGTGCAGATCAATTCCCTTGATTACCTGCTGCGGCTGCGGCCCGGCGATACGGATTCACTTTCCGCCAAGGCATACGGCAGCCAGCAGGGCGGCGACTGGCTGAGTGCTATTGAGAGCTTTTCAGAACTTATTGATGCCGAGCCGCATAATTACGAAGCCCGGCAGGCTCTTTCCAGTCTGCTTATGGAGCGCAGGCCGAGGCTGGTGCTGACTCCCAGTGTCTATCTGCAATCCGATGAGTCGGTAACCACTACTCTGGGCAGCCGTTTTTCCATGCAGCTTACCGATCAGACCAGAGGGGAATTCTATTACGCCAACACCCGTATCTACCGTCCGCAGCAGGACGGGGTTGAGAAGATCAACAAGGATGTGAATCAGGCGGCGATTCTTTTCAAGCGCGATTTCAACCGCGTATTTACCGGAATTGTGGGCGTGGGGGCTTTTGAAGGAACCGCTTCCGGTGTGTCCGGTGCTCTCGGTTTTGACTGGCGCATTCATGAGCCCGGTACTTTTTCAGCCATGATCGATTATGATAATCCGTGGCTGGATGAGCCGTCTGCTGCCAACTACGAGGGACGTTACAGTCAGCTTTCCCTGACCTATGACGGTTTTTACAATGACGAATGGGGGCTGTTTCTCAACGGTCAGCTGCGTCAGTATAAGCTTGAATCCGACCGTAATTACGGGGCCAAGGGGATTTACAACATCATCCTGACCCGCAGGGTTCTGGCGGACCCGGATTTGTTTGTATCTTATTCATTCTACCGTTCATTCTTCAAGTATGACGATGAGAACTACAAGCCTTTCGAGGTAGTGGATAACGAGAGTATCCATACCTTGAGTGCCAGCTTCAGCAAGTCCATCTGCGATACCATTGTTTTTCAGGCCGCAGGCGGGATCAGGATGGATGAATTCAAGAATAGTCCCAGTTATTTCGGCGGACCGTCACTGGCTTTCAGGCTGGGCAGGTTCGAACTCAGTCTTGATTATGAATACAGCAGTGATTCCGGCCTTGCCGGAGGCGGGGAAACCCAGTTCTTGAGCGGGGGGATCGGGTATGTTTTCTAA
- a CDS encoding tetratricopeptide repeat protein encodes MNIKLWRVLLFVLIIIGTTVLIYPFPRDMVPLYLRSGEVSKAANLLSELLEEDPYDLRLLNLGVDVFLKMGMPDKAITSLEEILKQKPDRIPERRKLAQVYEWNVMPREAMHTWEKLSKIESGKMKPLEQLVMYYRYFDMFPQEVDAILKLNELQGKRPFSGDFMYVLNDEIERLGAEHAGNADDPYLNFLIQRIFIVGERFKAEIEFRKEAGGRVDFKQYVIYVLEYFVATDRIEGGYEYAARMDEKTGLDVESRTQLVKVLGWAGEYEQALEIADRLLKISPENVALLTETAWMARSADRHDIAQEVLEKLVQIEPDNHEHQQALGATYMATGNHRKAVSLFRRLAERVGNWLLYAHDMLRAALFSGDIKLMSEVVEHTRDVDLSEPEYLRTRGELLLTLERPREAYDALRRVVDSPGATLDDYERLIDAAGGTGEQQLLADTVDLALKAFPGDINLMRIAGSAWRNAGQPYKAYKIYRTLLKQEKLQQDIIDMLLAASETQDLKLAKQAAQYAENIAPKDVLVIAQAGEIMLWLNSPKDGYPYYKKAAIMTGGSREYVMNLIQIASYTGDKAIFRDAAETAIKLRPDDEQVALLAAAVWTAAGDNAKAELLLARFAGQGTKNLETLHKWADFADKAGLNEEAYRIYDELYERGYKRREIREPLARLAEWTGRPAVAAKIYGEISDESPRDFDLAKKAAKGWSDAGEYDKAVAYYERAIDLKPQDYELKLELARTYGFAGQPQDQIRIFKELQAAGKLPEAERVELARAYLDAREPEPALRILEPYARLKKLPRFEGFLLASALQMAGRGSEASDVYKRLKKEYNKDEVFLARLGAEALFNNFQTDAYGLFEAALKVNPENHTALKGLGIILGEREQYKRAAAKLRKYLKLVPDDAEGRYQLGEIYRFMGRENDAVRQFKRAARTIKREGRKNVQDRDLKRINR; translated from the coding sequence TTGAACATAAAGCTCTGGCGGGTACTGCTTTTCGTACTCATCATAATCGGGACGACCGTGCTTATCTATCCCTTTCCGAGGGATATGGTCCCCCTGTACCTGCGGAGCGGTGAAGTTTCCAAAGCAGCGAATCTGCTCAGTGAGCTTCTTGAAGAAGATCCTTATGATCTGCGGCTATTGAATCTGGGGGTTGATGTTTTCCTGAAGATGGGCATGCCGGATAAAGCCATTACCAGCCTTGAGGAAATTCTCAAGCAGAAGCCTGACCGCATCCCCGAACGCAGGAAGCTGGCGCAGGTTTACGAGTGGAATGTCATGCCCCGTGAAGCCATGCACACATGGGAAAAGCTTTCTAAAATCGAATCGGGAAAGATGAAGCCTCTTGAGCAGCTGGTTATGTATTACCGCTACTTTGATATGTTCCCGCAGGAAGTGGATGCCATACTCAAGCTCAATGAATTGCAGGGCAAGAGGCCGTTCAGCGGTGATTTCATGTATGTGCTCAATGATGAAATTGAGCGGCTCGGAGCGGAACATGCCGGAAATGCGGATGATCCGTATCTCAATTTCCTGATCCAGCGGATTTTTATTGTCGGCGAGCGGTTTAAGGCTGAGATCGAATTCAGGAAAGAAGCCGGAGGCAGGGTCGATTTTAAGCAGTACGTGATCTATGTTCTGGAATATTTTGTAGCAACGGACCGTATTGAAGGAGGCTACGAGTATGCCGCCCGCATGGATGAAAAAACCGGGCTGGATGTCGAAAGCAGAACTCAGCTGGTCAAAGTGCTGGGTTGGGCCGGAGAGTATGAACAGGCTTTGGAAATTGCCGACCGACTACTCAAGATAAGCCCCGAAAATGTGGCTTTGCTGACCGAAACCGCATGGATGGCCCGTAGTGCCGACAGGCATGATATAGCGCAGGAAGTGTTGGAAAAACTGGTTCAGATCGAGCCGGACAACCACGAACATCAGCAGGCTCTCGGTGCAACTTATATGGCAACCGGGAATCATCGTAAGGCTGTCTCCCTGTTCCGCAGGCTTGCCGAGCGGGTAGGCAACTGGCTCCTTTATGCCCACGATATGCTCCGTGCGGCTTTGTTCAGCGGCGATATCAAGCTTATGAGCGAAGTGGTGGAACATACCAGGGATGTTGATCTTTCCGAGCCGGAATATTTGCGCACCCGGGGAGAACTGCTGCTGACCCTTGAGCGGCCCCGTGAGGCGTATGATGCTTTGCGCAGAGTTGTGGATTCTCCCGGCGCGACTCTGGATGATTATGAACGGCTCATTGATGCAGCCGGGGGGACCGGGGAGCAGCAGCTGCTGGCCGATACAGTCGATCTGGCTCTCAAGGCTTTTCCCGGAGACATCAATCTTATGCGTATCGCCGGATCGGCGTGGCGCAATGCCGGGCAGCCGTACAAGGCATACAAAATTTACCGCACGCTGCTGAAGCAGGAAAAACTGCAGCAGGACATTATCGATATGCTGCTGGCAGCTTCCGAAACTCAGGATTTGAAGCTGGCTAAGCAGGCTGCGCAGTATGCGGAAAATATTGCTCCCAAGGATGTGCTGGTCATAGCGCAGGCCGGGGAAATCATGCTCTGGCTGAATTCTCCCAAGGACGGTTATCCGTACTACAAGAAGGCCGCAATCATGACCGGAGGCAGCCGCGAGTATGTGATGAATCTCATTCAGATCGCATCCTACACCGGGGATAAGGCGATATTTCGTGATGCCGCTGAGACCGCTATTAAACTGCGTCCGGATGACGAACAGGTGGCCCTGCTGGCTGCGGCGGTCTGGACTGCGGCCGGGGATAACGCAAAAGCTGAACTGCTTCTGGCCCGTTTTGCAGGGCAGGGCACCAAGAATCTGGAAACCCTGCATAAGTGGGCGGATTTCGCCGACAAGGCCGGGCTTAACGAAGAAGCCTACCGTATTTACGATGAGCTTTATGAGCGCGGCTACAAGCGCAGGGAGATTCGTGAACCGCTGGCCCGCCTGGCCGAGTGGACCGGACGTCCGGCAGTGGCCGCTAAAATTTACGGGGAGATTTCCGATGAATCCCCCCGTGATTTCGATCTGGCCAAAAAAGCAGCCAAGGGTTGGTCCGATGCCGGAGAATATGACAAGGCCGTGGCTTACTATGAGCGGGCCATTGACCTGAAACCGCAGGATTATGAACTGAAGCTGGAGCTGGCCCGGACTTACGGTTTTGCCGGGCAGCCGCAGGACCAGATCAGGATTTTCAAGGAATTGCAGGCCGCCGGAAAGCTGCCTGAAGCAGAGCGGGTGGAACTGGCAAGGGCCTATCTTGACGCCCGTGAACCGGAACCTGCATTGCGTATTCTGGAACCTTATGCACGTTTGAAAAAACTGCCCCGTTTTGAAGGATTTCTGCTTGCTTCGGCATTGCAGATGGCCGGGCGCGGAAGTGAGGCTTCAGATGTTTATAAAAGGTTGAAAAAAGAGTACAATAAGGACGAAGTCTTTTTGGCCCGTCTGGGTGCTGAAGCTTTGTTTAATAATTTTCAGACTGACGCCTATGGTCTTTTCGAGGCGGCACTTAAGGTCAACCCGGAAAACCATACCGCGCTCAAGGGGCTGGGCATCATCCTCGGGGAGCGTGAGCAATATAAACGTGCAGCTGCTAAATTGCGTAAATATTTGAAACTTGTTCCCGATGATGCCGAAGGGCGTTACCAGCTGGGTGAAATTTACAGGTTCATGGGCCGTGAAAATGATGCGGTCCGTCAATTCAAGCGTGCTGCACGCACCATCAAGCGCGAAGGGCGCAAGAATGTGCAGGACAGGGATCTAAAGAGGATTAACAGGTAA